The following coding sequences lie in one Bacteroidota bacterium genomic window:
- a CDS encoding DUF4623 domain-containing protein, producing MKNFTLKSLWTVALGILLGATAFAQTGFEPVNILIDKSAATGNLPPMINSNANNRGAGFNGQYVFVASRQDGNHVYYWDIDNPAAPSELDLTGVGGGTFTLSDLVAVGNHVFVSNMTFAGGEFKVYHWNSLTAQPAVLLSYPNAPARLGDAISIIGNPETNALLIASGHGTKNFYVWNIAGGVIPNPDPTVYNFPNIMGANFGRITKVMNEELYLASGSQFGLQLLSPQMDTLASVQAGYFPYWSMYPYIFYYNAKRYLAYIHVKDAPAENKLYVLDISEAPTTLEAVQTMMSVPFANRVVYELDLGGNGNGNASVGLDVFPDANGNILMMAYAAANGFVAMKVGNNQGSTFGPVTTIMDKTKAGGNLPAIINNAGANRGATFNGQKVFVASRQDGNHVYHWDIGNPNADPGELNLTGVAGGTFTLSDASWAGNSLFVSNMTFSGGEFKVYKWDDLSAAPSVFLSLPNAPARLGDAFTVLGNPAQQAQLIASGHGTTNFYIWDITNGNISSTFTEVAVPDVPGVNFGRVTKVMNEDLYLASGSQFGLVLVDANLQIQATLEAGYFPYWSMYPHIFYYNGKRYLAYIHIKDTPAENKLYVLDISQAPNTVAAVQTMMDVPFADRVVHEVNLGDNANGNASVGLDVLADEGGNIWMMAYAAANGFIVQKVGNFPVGLAENRADGMSFKMFPNPANTQLTISSDKHINHIQILDLAGRLHLELQPASANVQINTTSLKPGVYMVHVQAEGSVSTSKLLINR from the coding sequence ATGAAAAACTTTACGCTCAAATCGCTTTGGACAGTTGCACTTGGCATTTTACTGGGGGCAACGGCATTTGCACAGACGGGTTTTGAGCCGGTGAACATACTCATCGACAAATCTGCTGCCACCGGAAACCTCCCGCCCATGATCAACAGTAATGCCAATAACCGTGGAGCCGGATTCAACGGCCAATATGTGTTTGTGGCATCCCGTCAGGATGGTAACCATGTTTATTACTGGGACATCGACAATCCTGCTGCCCCATCCGAACTCGACCTCACAGGTGTGGGTGGGGGTACCTTCACCCTGAGCGACCTTGTGGCAGTGGGCAACCATGTGTTTGTTTCCAATATGACCTTTGCCGGTGGTGAGTTCAAGGTTTACCACTGGAACAGCCTGACTGCCCAGCCTGCTGTGTTGCTGAGCTATCCCAATGCCCCAGCCCGCCTTGGCGATGCCATTTCCATCATCGGCAATCCTGAAACCAATGCCCTGCTCATTGCCAGCGGCCATGGCACCAAAAATTTTTATGTGTGGAACATTGCTGGTGGCGTTATCCCAAATCCTGATCCCACGGTTTACAACTTCCCCAACATCATGGGTGCCAACTTTGGCCGCATTACCAAAGTGATGAACGAAGAACTTTACCTGGCCAGCGGTTCTCAGTTTGGCCTGCAACTGCTTAGTCCGCAAATGGATACCCTGGCTTCGGTTCAGGCCGGTTACTTCCCCTACTGGAGCATGTATCCCTATATTTTCTATTACAATGCCAAACGCTATCTGGCCTACATCCACGTGAAAGATGCTCCTGCCGAAAACAAGCTCTATGTGCTCGACATCAGTGAAGCGCCTACCACCCTCGAAGCAGTGCAAACCATGATGAGCGTGCCCTTTGCCAACAGGGTGGTGTATGAACTTGATCTTGGTGGTAATGGCAACGGCAATGCCTCCGTAGGCCTGGATGTATTTCCGGATGCAAATGGCAATATCCTTATGATGGCTTATGCTGCTGCCAATGGCTTTGTGGCAATGAAAGTGGGCAATAACCAGGGATCCACATTTGGTCCGGTGACCACCATCATGGATAAGACCAAGGCTGGCGGCAACCTTCCGGCCATCATCAACAATGCCGGAGCAAATCGTGGTGCCACCTTCAACGGTCAGAAAGTGTTTGTTGCCTCGCGTCAGGATGGTAACCATGTGTATCACTGGGACATTGGCAATCCGAATGCCGACCCGGGCGAGTTGAACCTGACCGGTGTTGCTGGCGGCACATTTACGCTTTCCGATGCTTCCTGGGCCGGCAATAGCCTGTTTGTGTCGAATATGACCTTTTCAGGCGGCGAGTTTAAAGTGTACAAATGGGACGACCTTTCTGCAGCACCCTCTGTTTTCCTGAGCCTGCCCAATGCTCCGGCCCGTCTGGGTGACGCCTTCACAGTGCTGGGCAATCCTGCACAGCAAGCTCAGCTCATTGCCAGCGGACATGGCACCACCAACTTCTACATCTGGGATATCACCAATGGAAACATCAGCAGCACTTTTACTGAGGTTGCTGTACCCGACGTTCCTGGGGTCAACTTTGGCCGTGTGACTAAAGTTATGAATGAAGACCTGTATCTTGCAAGCGGATCGCAGTTTGGCCTGGTGCTCGTTGACGCCAACCTGCAGATTCAGGCTACCCTGGAAGCCGGTTATTTCCCCTACTGGAGCATGTACCCTCATATCTTCTACTATAACGGTAAACGTTATCTGGCCTACATCCACATCAAAGACACGCCTGCCGAAAACAAGCTCTATGTGCTCGACATCAGTCAGGCTCCAAATACCGTAGCTGCTGTGCAAACCATGATGGATGTGCCCTTTGCCGATCGTGTGGTACATGAGGTCAACCTGGGCGACAATGCCAATGGCAATGCGTCGGTTGGTCTCGATGTATTGGCTGACGAGGGGGGCAATATCTGGATGATGGCCTATGCCGCCGCAAACGGATTCATCGTGCAAAAAGTCGGCAATTTCCCGGTTGGTCTTGCGGAAAACCGTGCGGATGGAATGAGCTTCAAAATGTTTCCAAATCCTGCAAATACGCAGCTTACCATCAGCTCGGATAAGCATATCAACCACATTCAGATTCTCGACCTGGCTGGCCGGCTGCACCTCGAACTGCAGCCTGCCTCCGCAAATGTGCAAATCAACACCACCAGCCTCAAACCAGGTGTGTATATGGTACATGTGCAGGCCGAGGGCAGTGTCTCAACAAGCAAACTGTTGATAAATAGGTAA
- a CDS encoding glycosyl transferase family 36, protein MKFKNQYGYFTDDYREFVITNPETPRPWFNYMWNERYAGLVSHGGGGFSFVDTPRDNRISRMRYNCQPWDRPGRYVLLRDAETGEYWSLSWAPTTDRKYDFYEARIGQGYTRITTEYEGIRATLTYFVPRNTLAEVWYVQLQNLSGRPRNIQVFAFQELMMGNALNDIINQPNDKHFTDIRFNREKQTLEATRRYWVLNKKAATVEQPNIDWRYKVYFSLSLPVESFDGSLDTFTGRWRSEANPIAVERGSCFDTEITAGDPVVALQSRLQLDPDSSFSFAVLLGVASKDDPEPYRTLQLEQFRDMHFVEQQFDAVRKYWDNYLGHVQVQTPDDSVNLMLNVWNQYQSAVTFDMARNSGYYHGGLLFGTGMRDQFQDILGMVIVEPARVRQRMLNAMQFQFKDGSTLHNFFKLTNHGERTHHSDTPLWISFGLVEYLNETHDFSILDEVVPFYDEGEATVLEHMIRSLDFAISECTERGLPRIRKGDWNDTLDHIGPQGKGETIWGAFFLCYALEKTFELINHLGLKDVYTRWKSAYDRIASVVNEIAWDGEWYVRAFRDNGKVVGSATMQQGKLFLNSQSWAVLSGVAPRERAEQALNSCLRHLENKTGMQLVWPAYREVEDDIGLISRCVPGKKENGAVFNHASSWFVLAALMHGKTDEALRIYRKMLPVNSSAAVGIDRYETEPYVFSEYVTSREHETEGQASHSWLTGTSVWMYRIGLDHILGLRTSLRGITVNPNIPADWNEIKINRKYMGKTIAVHVLNPERRGKGVKHLRINGAEAEPGSWILPSDYLGERIEVEVVLG, encoded by the coding sequence ATGAAGTTCAAAAACCAATACGGGTATTTCACTGACGACTACCGGGAATTTGTGATCACGAACCCCGAAACACCCCGTCCGTGGTTCAACTACATGTGGAACGAACGTTATGCCGGGCTGGTCTCGCATGGTGGCGGAGGATTCTCGTTTGTTGACACCCCCCGCGACAACCGCATCAGCCGTATGCGTTACAACTGCCAGCCCTGGGACCGCCCAGGCCGGTATGTCTTGCTGCGCGATGCCGAAACCGGAGAATACTGGTCGCTGAGCTGGGCACCCACCACCGATCGGAAGTATGACTTTTATGAAGCCCGCATCGGTCAGGGGTATACCCGAATCACTACCGAATACGAGGGTATTCGGGCTACCCTCACCTATTTTGTGCCCCGAAACACCCTGGCCGAGGTATGGTACGTGCAGCTGCAAAACCTGAGTGGCCGCCCACGCAACATCCAGGTGTTTGCTTTTCAGGAACTTATGATGGGCAATGCACTGAACGATATCATCAACCAGCCCAACGACAAGCACTTCACCGATATCCGCTTCAACCGCGAAAAGCAAACCCTTGAGGCTACCCGCCGTTATTGGGTGCTCAACAAAAAAGCCGCTACCGTGGAACAGCCCAATATCGACTGGCGCTACAAAGTCTATTTCAGCCTCAGCCTGCCTGTAGAGAGTTTTGATGGCAGCCTCGATACCTTCACAGGTCGCTGGCGCTCCGAGGCCAACCCCATAGCCGTCGAGCGCGGCAGCTGTTTCGATACCGAGATTACTGCCGGCGACCCCGTTGTGGCCCTTCAATCCCGCCTGCAGCTCGATCCGGATTCGTCTTTCTCCTTTGCAGTGCTGCTCGGGGTGGCCTCAAAAGACGACCCGGAGCCGTATCGCACACTTCAGCTCGAACAATTCCGCGACATGCATTTTGTTGAACAACAGTTTGATGCAGTCCGCAAATACTGGGACAACTACCTTGGCCATGTGCAGGTGCAAACCCCCGACGACAGCGTCAACCTGATGCTCAATGTTTGGAACCAATACCAAAGCGCCGTCACCTTCGACATGGCCCGAAACTCCGGATATTACCACGGTGGACTGCTCTTTGGCACCGGCATGCGCGATCAGTTTCAGGACATTCTGGGCATGGTGATTGTCGAACCCGCCAGGGTGCGCCAGCGCATGCTTAATGCCATGCAATTTCAGTTCAAAGATGGTTCCACACTGCACAACTTCTTCAAGCTGACCAACCATGGCGAGCGCACCCACCACAGCGATACACCTTTGTGGATATCGTTCGGGCTGGTCGAATACCTCAACGAAACCCACGATTTCAGCATACTCGACGAAGTGGTACCCTTTTACGACGAAGGCGAAGCTACCGTGCTTGAGCACATGATCCGCTCGCTCGATTTTGCCATCAGCGAATGCACCGAACGCGGCCTGCCCAGGATCAGAAAAGGCGACTGGAACGACACCCTCGACCACATCGGCCCACAGGGCAAGGGCGAAACCATTTGGGGCGCTTTCTTTTTGTGTTATGCCCTCGAAAAGACCTTTGAATTAATTAACCACCTGGGGCTCAAGGACGTATATACCCGATGGAAGTCGGCCTATGACCGCATTGCGTCGGTAGTCAACGAAATTGCCTGGGATGGTGAATGGTACGTGCGTGCTTTCCGCGATAATGGCAAGGTGGTTGGTTCGGCAACCATGCAACAAGGCAAACTCTTTCTCAACAGCCAGTCGTGGGCGGTGCTATCGGGCGTGGCCCCGCGCGAAAGGGCCGAACAGGCGCTCAACAGCTGCCTCCGGCACCTGGAAAATAAAACCGGAATGCAGCTTGTGTGGCCAGCCTATCGTGAAGTAGAAGACGATATCGGACTCATCTCGCGCTGCGTGCCGGGTAAAAAGGAAAACGGAGCAGTATTCAACCATGCCTCCTCCTGGTTTGTGCTTGCCGCCCTTATGCATGGCAAAACCGACGAAGCGCTGCGTATTTACCGAAAAATGCTCCCTGTGAACTCCTCGGCTGCGGTGGGGATCGACCGCTACGAAACCGAACCTTATGTGTTCTCGGAATATGTCACCAGCCGTGAGCACGAAACCGAAGGGCAAGCCTCACACTCCTGGCTCACAGGCACTTCCGTATGGATGTACCGCATCGGCCTCGACCACATCCTGGGCTTGCGCACCTCGCTGCGTGGCATCACCGTGAACCCCAATATCCCGGCCGACTGGAATGAAATAAAAATCAACAGAAAGTACATGGGCAAAACCATTGCCGTACATGTCCTCAATCCTGAAAGACGTGGAAAGGGAGTGAAACACCTGCGCATCAACGGAGCTGAAGCTGAACCCGGAAGCTGGATTCTCCCTTCGGATTACCTCGGCGAACGGATAGAGGTGGAGGTAGTGCTGGGCTAA
- a CDS encoding ribonuclease H family protein, translating to MSSKKEQPKFYVVWSGFQPGIYKNWHACREQVHGYAGARYKAFPTLELARQAFAAGPEEGLKLAPTKVKTGSIELFSAEEPEANAICVDAACAGNPGRMEYKGVYAGTGTEIFRSPVWEVGTNNIGEFLAIVHALAWQKKNRLRLPVYSDSELALRWVQQGKAKSKLPRNQDTEQLYAVVERAEKWLKENPIEVPLRKWDTARWGQIPADFGRK from the coding sequence ATGTCGAGCAAAAAAGAGCAGCCGAAGTTTTATGTAGTCTGGTCGGGGTTTCAACCGGGCATCTACAAAAACTGGCATGCCTGTCGCGAGCAGGTGCATGGCTACGCGGGCGCCAGGTACAAGGCTTTTCCAACACTCGAGCTTGCCCGCCAGGCATTTGCGGCTGGTCCGGAGGAGGGCCTGAAACTCGCACCGACCAAAGTTAAAACCGGCTCAATTGAGCTGTTTTCGGCCGAGGAACCCGAGGCCAATGCCATTTGCGTGGATGCCGCCTGTGCGGGCAATCCCGGCCGGATGGAGTACAAAGGGGTATATGCCGGAACCGGCACCGAAATTTTCCGCAGCCCGGTCTGGGAGGTCGGCACAAACAACATCGGGGAATTTTTAGCCATTGTGCATGCCCTGGCCTGGCAAAAGAAAAATCGGCTCAGGCTTCCGGTGTATTCCGACTCGGAACTGGCACTCAGATGGGTACAGCAAGGCAAAGCCAAGAGTAAGCTGCCGCGCAATCAGGATACGGAGCAGCTTTATGCGGTGGTTGAACGGGCGGAAAAGTGGTTAAAAGAAAACCCCATCGAGGTGCCATTGCGCAAATGGGACACTGCCCGATGGGGTCAGATACCAGCCGATTTCGGCCGGAAATAA
- a CDS encoding carbohydrate-binding family 9-like protein, producing MIIPQLSGHPFFYDIKRNARRWQAAFQLQLSEVTDGSKPVHPTTVRLGMAGDIFCVRFECQSTSVYATHTRAGSPVWEEEAAEVFLQPPDQSNIYYEIDLNPLNTLTQLKVFNDGAPGASRRYEGDKSWNCPGIETRVWIDGTLNAKGQCRQWIAEMAIPIKNLLSSDGSMASGWRANFFRIDAGLLPFSYQAWQPTGAIDFHRMEHFVQLVFQL from the coding sequence ATGATTATCCCACAACTCAGCGGTCATCCTTTCTTCTATGACATCAAACGAAACGCACGTCGCTGGCAAGCTGCATTCCAGCTTCAGCTGAGCGAGGTAACTGATGGCAGCAAGCCGGTTCATCCCACCACTGTCAGGCTTGGCATGGCAGGCGATATTTTTTGTGTGCGATTCGAATGCCAAAGCACCTCAGTGTATGCCACCCATACCCGTGCCGGCTCACCTGTCTGGGAGGAAGAAGCAGCAGAGGTGTTTCTGCAGCCACCTGATCAATCCAACATTTACTACGAAATCGACCTGAATCCGCTCAATACCCTCACCCAGCTTAAGGTGTTCAACGATGGTGCTCCGGGTGCAAGCCGCAGATACGAAGGCGATAAAAGCTGGAATTGTCCGGGTATTGAGACACGTGTCTGGATAGATGGCACCCTCAATGCCAAAGGTCAGTGCAGGCAATGGATAGCCGAAATGGCTATTCCAATAAAAAATCTTCTGTCGTCCGATGGCAGTATGGCTTCCGGTTGGCGGGCCAATTTTTTCAGAATCGACGCCGGTTTGCTGCCCTTTTCCTACCAGGCATGGCAGCCCACTGGTGCCATAGATTTTCATCGCATGGAACACTTTGTGCAGCTGGTTTTTCAGCTTTGA
- a CDS encoding SH3-like domain-containing protein: MKQLIILLFSALILSACGNQQPKVEYALDPNNTAITVKEVRQTPMYTYILGKIDSKDTWIAVSADEVETGKTYYFSEMMEMTNFHSKELNMDFDRILFVGNLSTMPIPATAMLQQPQAQPQQSAGAPHLARQEVNIRPVEGSITLEELWQKRAQLAGKTVKITGQVAKYNPAIMGTNWIHIQDGTGSEEFFDLTVTSMDMATVGDVVVVEGTVVLNKDLGSGYFYDILLENAKVTRLSIQ, translated from the coding sequence ATGAAACAACTGATTATTCTGCTCTTTTCTGCCCTGATCCTTTCTGCGTGCGGCAATCAGCAACCCAAGGTGGAATATGCCCTCGATCCGAACAATACTGCCATCACCGTGAAAGAGGTCAGGCAAACGCCCATGTACACCTATATTCTCGGAAAGATTGACAGCAAAGACACCTGGATTGCTGTTTCGGCCGATGAGGTGGAAACCGGCAAGACTTACTATTTCTCGGAAATGATGGAAATGACCAATTTCCACAGTAAGGAACTTAATATGGATTTCGACCGCATTTTGTTTGTCGGCAACCTGAGTACGATGCCCATTCCGGCCACAGCCATGTTGCAACAGCCTCAGGCACAGCCCCAGCAAAGTGCCGGCGCCCCACACCTTGCGCGTCAGGAAGTCAATATCAGGCCTGTGGAAGGCAGCATCACCCTGGAAGAACTCTGGCAAAAAAGAGCGCAGCTCGCTGGTAAGACAGTAAAAATCACCGGACAGGTGGCCAAATACAATCCTGCCATCATGGGGACCAACTGGATCCACATTCAGGATGGCACCGGAAGCGAGGAGTTTTTCGACCTGACCGTGACCAGCATGGACATGGCCACGGTGGGCGATGTGGTGGTAGTGGAAGGCACGGTAGTGCTCAACAAAGACCTGGGTTCGGGCTATTTTTATGACATCCTGCTTGAGAATGCGAAGGTTACCCGTTTAAGCATTCAGTAG